A single window of Candoia aspera isolate rCanAsp1 chromosome 3, rCanAsp1.hap2, whole genome shotgun sequence DNA harbors:
- the NDUFS6 gene encoding NADH dehydrogenase [ubiquinone] iron-sulfur protein 6, mitochondrial, whose translation MAAPALPLRGLLRTGFISLRGKSFPASVQVTLRRSYGVVTSPTDEKVTHTGQVYEEKDYRRVRFVGRQKEVNENFAIDLIAEQPVTAVETRIVSCDGGGGALGHPKVYINLDKDTKTGTCGYCGLQFKQKHHH comes from the exons ATGGCGGCGCCCGCCTTGCCCTTGCGAGGGTTGTTGCGGACGGGATTCATTTCGCTGAGGGGTAAATCGTTCCCGGCCTCTGTGCAAGTTACGCTGCGGAGGAGTTATGGAGTCGTGACTAGTCCGACCGATGAGAAGGTGACGCACACGGGTCAG gTTTATGAGGAAAAAGACTACCGGAGGGTTCGATTTGTTGGGCGACAAAAAGAG GTCAATGAAAACTTTGCAATTGATTTAATTGCTGAGCAGCCTGTGACTGCTGTTGAAACTAGAATTGTATCGTGTGATGGTGGCGGTGGAGCTTTGGGACATCCTAAAGTGTATATAAATTTG GACAAAGATACAAAAACAGGAACATGTGGTTACTGTGGACTTCAGTTTAAACAGAAGCATCATCACTGA